The genomic window GGCCGACGCCAGCATGGCGTGGCTGTGCGAGGGGAGCTGGTTCACGGTGAGCGTGATCTCTTCAGCGCCTCCGGACTGCGCCAGGACGAAGCCGCCGCCCTGGTGGACCGGGATGCGGCCGCGCATGTCGGGGAGTGCGAAGGTGCTCGCCCCGTCGCCGCCGTAGGTGGTCCCGATGAGCTGGAAAAGCGCCTCGTTCTCGGAGATGGGGAGCAGCTGGCCCTCGCAGAATGCCCAGCCGACCGGGGCGAAGTTCCCGGCGAAGAGCCGGATCTCGCCCACGTAGGGTTGCGCCATGTTGGTCTCGTCAGTTGGGGCTGGGGAAGATGCCCTGCAGGGCGATGCAGAAGCTGATGCTGAGGTACGGCTGCATGTTGAGGTGCGGCTGCGAGCCTCCGACCGGGGGGATCGAGCCCTGGTTGAGCACCGCGCCCCCG from Longimicrobiaceae bacterium includes these protein-coding regions:
- a CDS encoding tail fiber protein; amino-acid sequence: MAQPYVGEIRLFAGNFAPVGWAFCEGQLLPISENEALFQLIGTTYGGDGASTFALPDMRGRIPVHQGGGFVLAQSGGAEEITLTVNQLPSHSHAMLASADNADVTSAAGSVLAQTPSYTPYIADNPNVSMAASTVSPTGGSQPHTNFQPYICVNYIISLFGIFPSPT